The following proteins come from a genomic window of Leucoraja erinacea ecotype New England chromosome 1, Leri_hhj_1, whole genome shotgun sequence:
- the LOC129696401 gene encoding probable glutathione peroxidase 8-B — translation MEAMPAFLQKSWTPKARIFVVFACMLLCLAALCFLQFTLFKPNNKDFYSFQVLNSRGKLVSLEKYRGKASLVVNVASKCEHTDKNYRGLQELQRELGPMHFNVIAFPCNQFGKSEPGTNSQIDSFSKTTYGATFPIFGKIRVLGNESEPAFRYLVDTTKMEPRWNFWKYLVNPKGQVVKVWRTEDPMAAIKQNVSELVAKIILKKRDEF, via the exons ATGGAGGCAATGCCCGCTTTCCTCCAGAAATCCTGGACGCCTAAAGCCCGAATCTTCGTCGTCTTCGCCTGCATGCTGCTTTGCCTGGCTGCCTTATGCTTCCTGCAGTTCACACTGTTTAAACCTAACAACAAAGACTTCTATTCTTTCCAAGTTCTGAATTCCAGGGGGAAGCTGGTCTCGCTGGAGAAATACAGAGGCAAA GCATCGCTGGTTGTAAACGTGGCGAGTAAGTGCGAGCACACGGACAAGAATTACCGGGGCCTGCAGGAGCTACAGAGGGAACTCGGGCCCATGCACTTCAACGTCAttgccttcccctgcaaccagttCGGAAAATCCGAGCCCGGCACCAACTCCCAAATCGACAGCTTCTCCAAAACAACTTACGGAGCCACTTTCCCCATTTTCGGCAAGATCAGAGTGTTGGGAAACGAGAGCGAGCCTGCGTTCCGGTATCTCGTGG ATACTACAAAGATGGAACCCCGATGGAATTTTTGGAAATATCTGGTCAACCCAAAGGGTCAGGTGGTAAAGGTCTGGCGAACTGAAGACCCCATGGCTGCCATCAAGCAGAATGTGTCAGAATTAGTGGCAAAAATTATATTGAAAAAGAGAGACGAGTTTTGA